In the genome of Dermacentor variabilis isolate Ectoservices chromosome 5, ASM5094787v1, whole genome shotgun sequence, one region contains:
- the LOC142582639 gene encoding cholinesterase-like isoform X1 — protein sequence MRVSAITGAILLVSATHALTPPVVRTRSGDIKGLRLNVYGEKVNAFLGIPYASPPLGDSRFRKPLPKVSWSIPRWARAFGKRCMQELSLDGTPEHYAVAPGMSEDCLYLNVWSPVSDNSTKPVMVWIHGGNFKAGSSDNPAFDGSVLAATQNVVVVSFNYRLGFFGFLNAVHSNASGNAGLYDQVLALAWVKGNIAAFNGNGSQVTLFGEGAGIAAIRLLMISPSARGLFHRVIMQGGAAHAAKAAESTSRSLLKADALAVEVGCSKAGYSIVSHPEDVIECLKSRSAHEILLAQMELRHHGIEAPLPTHGTEFLPHNPDLINDLRGFTNVEVLMGHNREEGRKLVSRVFEGRFDALKQSNNMTKADAEVALHVLLNAQGYRRPVATEVAGHCLKRAAAVCDHPRTLADLVEGCAADVAAGCPALAFARRLSNAGLTVHLYGLDYVDEEAEGHFHTDSDHSAEATLVFGLPMRFPGKFGESDRTFSQDIMTAWATFSKQGRPPVFEGILWPRFSEARPMFLSINEASAHLREADTSLCGLLKK from the exons ATGCGCGTCTCTGCTATCACTGGCGCGATCCTCCTGGTTAGCGCCACTCATGCTCTGACGCCTCCCGTAGTGCGAACACGAAGCGGTGACATCAAGGGACTCCGCCTCAACGTATACGGTGAGAAGGTGAACGCATTCCTCGGAATCCCTTATGCATCGCCTCCACTGGGGGACTCGCGCTTCCGCAAGCCGTTGCCAAAAGTCTCCTGGTCCATTCCACGATGGGCTAGGGCCTTCGGTAAACGGTGCATGCAAGAGCTCTCTCTGGACGGGACACCTGAGCACTACGCAGTAGCGCCGGGCATGAGCGAAGACTGCCTTTACCTCAATGTGTGGTCACCCGTCAGCGACAACAGCACCAAGCCCGTCATGGTCTGGATTCACGGCGGCAACTTCAAAGCCGGCTCCTCAGATAACCCTGCATTCGACGGTTccgtgctcgccgcgacgcagAACGTGGTCGTCGTATcgttcaattacaggcttggatTCTTCGGCTTCCTCAACGCGGTCCACAGCAACGCGTCTGGGAACGCGGGCTTATACGATCAGGTGCTCGCGCTTGCGTGGGTTAAGGGCAACATCGCTGCCTTCAATGGAAACGGGTCGCAAGTCACCCTTTTCGGCGAAGGTGCCGGAATCGCAGCCATTCGACTTCTGATGATTTCGCCCTCTGCCAGAGGCCTTTTCCACCGTGTAATCATGCAAGGAGGCGCTGCTCACGCCGCCAAAGCGGCGGAGAGCACGAGCAGGAGTCTGCTCAAGGCGGATGCCCTGGCCGTCGAGGTGGGCTGCTCCAAAGCGGGCTACTCGATCGTCTCACACCCTGAAGACGTCATCGAATGCCTCAAGAGCCGGTCGGCTCATGAGATCCTGCTCGCGCAAATGGAACTGCGACACCACGGAATCGAGGCCCCGCTGCCCACGCACGGAACCGAGTTCCTACCGCACAACCCGGATCTCATCAACGACCTGAGGGGCTTTACGAACGTCGAGGTCTTGATGGGCCACAACCGTGAGGAAGGCCGAAAGCTGGTGTCGCGAGTCTTTGAAGGCCGCTTCGATGCGCTCAAGCAAAGCAACAACATGACGAAGGCAGATGCCGAGGTAGCGCTCCACGTTCTGCTGAACGCGCAAGGATACCGGCGACCCGTCGCTACCGAAGTAGCCGGCCACTGTCTTAAACGCGCGGCCGCCGTTTGCGACCACCCGAGGACCCTGGCTGATCTGGTGGAGGGCTGCGCGGCCGACGTGGCCGCCGGCTGTCCCGCGCTCGCGTTCGCCCGCAGACTCTCCAACGCCGGTCTGACAGTGCACTTATACGGGCTCGACTACGTCGACGAAGAAGCGGAGGGCCACTTTCACACCGATTCCGATCATTCTGCTgaggcgacgctcgtgttcggaCTGCCTATGAGGTTTCCAGGCAAGTTCGGAGAGTCGGACCGGACCTTCAGCCAAGATATCATGACCGCTTGGGCTACGTTTTCGAAGCAAGG AAGGCCTCCCGTCTTCGAAGGCATCTTGTGGCCTCGCTTTAGTGAAGCTCGACCAATGTTCTTGAGCATCAACGAGGCTTCGGCGCATTTAAGAGAAGCGGACACTTCGCTTTGTGGTCtcctaaagaaataa
- the LOC142582639 gene encoding cholinesterase-like isoform X2 — protein MRVSAITGAILLVSATHALTPPVVRTRSGDIKGLRLNVYGEKVNAFLGIPYASPPLGDSRFRKPLPKVSWSIPRWARAFGKRCMQELSLDGTPEHYAVAPGMSEDCLYLNVWSPVSDNSTKPVMVWIHGGNFKAGSSDNPAFDGSVLAATQNVVVVSFNYRLGFFGFLNAVHSNASGNAGLYDQVLALAWVKGNIAAFNGNGSQVTLFGEGAGIAAIRLLMISPSARGLFHRVIMQGGAAHAAKAAESTSRSLLKADALAVEVGCSKAGYSIVSHPEDVIECLKSRSAHEILLAQMELRHHGIEAPLPTHGTEFLPHNPDLINDLRGFTNVEVLMGHNREEGRKLVSRVFEGRFDALKQSNNMTKADAEVALHVLLNAQGYRRPVATEVAGHCLKRAAAVCDHPRTLADLVEGCAADVAAGCPALAFARRLSNAGLTVHLYGLDYVDEEAEGHFHTDSDHSAEATLVFGLPMRFPGKFGESDRTFSQDIMTAWATFSKQGPPVFEGILWPRFSEARPMFLSINEASAHLREADTSLCGLLKK, from the exons ATGCGCGTCTCTGCTATCACTGGCGCGATCCTCCTGGTTAGCGCCACTCATGCTCTGACGCCTCCCGTAGTGCGAACACGAAGCGGTGACATCAAGGGACTCCGCCTCAACGTATACGGTGAGAAGGTGAACGCATTCCTCGGAATCCCTTATGCATCGCCTCCACTGGGGGACTCGCGCTTCCGCAAGCCGTTGCCAAAAGTCTCCTGGTCCATTCCACGATGGGCTAGGGCCTTCGGTAAACGGTGCATGCAAGAGCTCTCTCTGGACGGGACACCTGAGCACTACGCAGTAGCGCCGGGCATGAGCGAAGACTGCCTTTACCTCAATGTGTGGTCACCCGTCAGCGACAACAGCACCAAGCCCGTCATGGTCTGGATTCACGGCGGCAACTTCAAAGCCGGCTCCTCAGATAACCCTGCATTCGACGGTTccgtgctcgccgcgacgcagAACGTGGTCGTCGTATcgttcaattacaggcttggatTCTTCGGCTTCCTCAACGCGGTCCACAGCAACGCGTCTGGGAACGCGGGCTTATACGATCAGGTGCTCGCGCTTGCGTGGGTTAAGGGCAACATCGCTGCCTTCAATGGAAACGGGTCGCAAGTCACCCTTTTCGGCGAAGGTGCCGGAATCGCAGCCATTCGACTTCTGATGATTTCGCCCTCTGCCAGAGGCCTTTTCCACCGTGTAATCATGCAAGGAGGCGCTGCTCACGCCGCCAAAGCGGCGGAGAGCACGAGCAGGAGTCTGCTCAAGGCGGATGCCCTGGCCGTCGAGGTGGGCTGCTCCAAAGCGGGCTACTCGATCGTCTCACACCCTGAAGACGTCATCGAATGCCTCAAGAGCCGGTCGGCTCATGAGATCCTGCTCGCGCAAATGGAACTGCGACACCACGGAATCGAGGCCCCGCTGCCCACGCACGGAACCGAGTTCCTACCGCACAACCCGGATCTCATCAACGACCTGAGGGGCTTTACGAACGTCGAGGTCTTGATGGGCCACAACCGTGAGGAAGGCCGAAAGCTGGTGTCGCGAGTCTTTGAAGGCCGCTTCGATGCGCTCAAGCAAAGCAACAACATGACGAAGGCAGATGCCGAGGTAGCGCTCCACGTTCTGCTGAACGCGCAAGGATACCGGCGACCCGTCGCTACCGAAGTAGCCGGCCACTGTCTTAAACGCGCGGCCGCCGTTTGCGACCACCCGAGGACCCTGGCTGATCTGGTGGAGGGCTGCGCGGCCGACGTGGCCGCCGGCTGTCCCGCGCTCGCGTTCGCCCGCAGACTCTCCAACGCCGGTCTGACAGTGCACTTATACGGGCTCGACTACGTCGACGAAGAAGCGGAGGGCCACTTTCACACCGATTCCGATCATTCTGCTgaggcgacgctcgtgttcggaCTGCCTATGAGGTTTCCAGGCAAGTTCGGAGAGTCGGACCGGACCTTCAGCCAAGATATCATGACCGCTTGGGCTACGTTTTCGAAGCAAGG GCCTCCCGTCTTCGAAGGCATCTTGTGGCCTCGCTTTAGTGAAGCTCGACCAATGTTCTTGAGCATCAACGAGGCTTCGGCGCATTTAAGAGAAGCGGACACTTCGCTTTGTGGTCtcctaaagaaataa